A genomic stretch from Argiope bruennichi chromosome 2, qqArgBrue1.1, whole genome shotgun sequence includes:
- the LOC129960939 gene encoding uncharacterized protein LOC129960939 isoform X3, translating into MIKDIHSSNCTQCKIREQFYAEFNSDCKKNVPYLGIVSYINYYIFMNLSSEESKKFLKDGKNVCLFQLKNEWSFKEGMQKRIDQKKELIEQYFKEDNEQQLTSLKEKEGPEMPLYSPEHTSNLITIKKSESFTESSPEDTVSSNSLKKTKDIYKRKLKRKSRSKKKVGAHVLGKGRKILCLKRKAKLKDIAGEEAAKEPKLGTLKRKRFNFSKLKQSGVYEDDLFEETKLKCLRLAGNKELSNEKDTIKTPRWSLPISPIEPSQSPSFEDCFSPSEFQSIRKGAEVYQYRRSKRQKKQTSKILNAITSIVLAYAAP; encoded by the exons atgatAAAAGACATCCATAGTTCTAATTGCACTCAGTGCAAAATACGTGAACAGTTTTATGCTGAATTCAATAGTGACTGCAAAAAAAATGTTCCCTATTTAGGAATAGTttcttacataaattattatatttttatgaatctttcttctgaagaatctaaaaaattcttaaaagatggGAAAAATGTATGtctttttcaacttaaaaatgaatGGTCATTTAAAGAAGGGATGCAAAAACGTATTGACCAGAAAAAGGAATTGATAGAACAGTATTTTAAAGAGGACAATGAACAACAATTGAcaagtttaaaagaaaaggaaggCCCAGAAATGCCTTTATATTCACCAGAACATACAAGTAActtaattactataaaaaaatcgGAATCTTTCACTGAATCATCTCCAGAAGATACTGTTTCCTCTAACAGTTTGAAAAAAACCAAAGATATTTATAAACGTAAACTAAAAAGGAAAAGTCGATCTAAAAAGAAAGTTG GTGCTCATGTTTTAGGAAAAGGGAGAAAGATATTATGCTTAAAACGGAAAGCAAAATTGAAGGATATAGCTGGTGAGGAAG ctgCTAAGGAACCTAAATTAGGTACATTAAAGAGGAAGCgctttaatttcagtaaattgaAACAAAGTGGAGTATATGAAgatgatttatttgaagaaacaaaGCTGAAGTGCTTAAGACTGGCTGGTAATAag GAACTGAGTAATGAAAAGGACACTATAAAAACTCCTAGATGGAGCTTGCCAATATCTCCCATAGAACCGAGTCAATCCCCTAGTTTTGAAGATTGCTTCAGTCCATCTGAATTTCAAAGCATTCG GAAAGGTGCTGAAGTATATCAGTATCGCCGAAGTAAAAGACAAAAGAAGCAGACTTCTAAA ATTCTCAATGCAATAACATCTATTGTCCTGGCTTATGCAGCTCCATAA